In the genome of Myxococcus stipitatus, one region contains:
- a CDS encoding SDR family oxidoreductase, whose amino-acid sequence MADAPIAITGCTGRLGGRIARRLAARGVPLRLIARDAKRAPALPGAEVRVATYQDRDALARALEGTRTVLFVSATESPRRLEEHFAFIETASTVGIENLVYTSFYGAAPDATFTFARDHWATEQKLREQRFASVMLRDNLYLDFLPMMVGEDDIIRGPAGNGRVAAVAQDDIADVATAVLLNPGAHRGQTYSLTGPQSLSFDDIAAVLSRRLGRSIRYYAESIDEAYRSREKYRAEPWQVEAWVSNYTAVAEGELSDVTTDVERIAGHAPMSLDTLPLHSASSTSS is encoded by the coding sequence ATGGCGGACGCACCCATTGCCATCACCGGCTGCACGGGCAGGTTGGGAGGACGCATCGCGAGGCGGCTCGCCGCGCGAGGTGTTCCCCTTCGCCTCATCGCCCGAGACGCGAAGCGGGCCCCCGCCCTCCCCGGCGCGGAGGTGCGCGTCGCGACCTACCAGGACCGGGACGCCCTGGCGCGGGCACTCGAGGGCACTCGCACCGTGCTCTTCGTGTCCGCGACGGAATCCCCTCGCCGCCTCGAGGAACACTTCGCCTTCATCGAGACCGCGTCCACCGTGGGCATCGAGAATCTCGTCTACACGTCGTTCTACGGCGCGGCCCCGGATGCGACGTTCACCTTCGCCCGGGACCACTGGGCCACCGAGCAGAAGCTGCGCGAGCAGCGCTTCGCCTCGGTGATGCTCCGCGACAACCTCTACCTCGACTTCCTCCCGATGATGGTCGGCGAGGACGACATCATCCGAGGTCCCGCGGGGAACGGCCGGGTCGCCGCCGTGGCCCAGGACGACATCGCGGATGTCGCCACCGCGGTGCTGCTGAACCCCGGCGCGCACCGGGGCCAGACGTACTCACTGACGGGCCCCCAGTCCCTGAGCTTCGACGACATCGCCGCCGTGCTGAGCCGGCGACTGGGCCGGAGCATCCGGTACTACGCCGAGAGCATCGACGAAGCCTACCGCTCCCGCGAGAAGTACCGGGCCGAGCCCTGGCAGGTGGAAGCCTGGGTGAGCAACTACACGGCCGTCGCGGAGGGAGAGCTCTCGGACGTCACGACCGATGTCGAGCGCATCGCGGGCCACGCGCCCATGAGCCTGGACACCCTCCCGCTTCACAGCGCGAGCAGCACCTCGAGCTGA
- a CDS encoding endonuclease, translating to MTSVVGPRRSPSLARPTEADTARETSGPRKSPHARSDFQPARATTAQSALTKLGATFVPVTSTEALGAKSAAGTQPTPLTQSISPNADIKDNTTVTSTLEMAQDAKVSSLKLDLDIEHTYRGDLSVKLTAPSGKSVMVSDRQGSSADDLKGSFDLSAFAGESTKGTWTLEVQDKARGDSGTLKQWGLNIVPETKAPEPEPEPSDDPFNGLRDEALLKAVRDSNSGIKVVSYNDARKHIFTSLDVKDNGKVECVYTGLETQGGKIPNNSVMNVEHTWPQSKGATGPAKSDLHHLFPTDSKANSKRSSFPFGEVVNVKWSHNGAKLGTDAKGNTVFEPPDSHKGNVARAMFYFSSQYNRPIPNDEEAALKKWNKLDAVDAAEIERNRKVATIQGNTNKFVEHSNLADRIKDF from the coding sequence ATGACCAGTGTCGTCGGCCCCCGCCGCTCGCCCTCCCTTGCTCGTCCGACCGAAGCTGACACCGCGCGTGAGACCTCCGGTCCCCGGAAGTCCCCCCACGCGCGCAGCGACTTCCAGCCCGCGCGCGCGACCACCGCGCAGTCGGCGCTGACGAAGCTGGGCGCGACCTTCGTCCCCGTGACGTCCACCGAGGCCCTGGGCGCGAAGTCCGCGGCCGGCACGCAGCCCACGCCGCTGACGCAGAGCATCAGCCCCAACGCGGACATCAAGGACAACACCACCGTCACCAGCACCCTGGAGATGGCGCAGGACGCGAAGGTGTCGTCGCTCAAGCTGGACCTGGACATCGAGCACACCTACCGCGGCGACCTGTCGGTGAAGCTGACCGCGCCGTCGGGCAAGAGCGTGATGGTGTCCGACCGCCAGGGCAGCTCCGCGGACGACCTCAAGGGCTCCTTCGATCTGTCCGCCTTCGCGGGCGAGTCCACCAAGGGAACCTGGACGCTGGAGGTTCAGGACAAGGCCCGGGGTGACAGCGGCACGCTGAAGCAGTGGGGCCTGAACATCGTCCCCGAGACGAAGGCGCCGGAACCCGAGCCCGAGCCGTCCGACGACCCGTTCAACGGCCTGCGCGACGAGGCGCTGCTGAAGGCCGTGCGCGACTCGAACAGCGGCATCAAGGTCGTCAGCTACAACGACGCCCGCAAGCACATCTTCACCAGCCTGGACGTGAAGGACAACGGCAAGGTCGAGTGCGTCTACACGGGCCTGGAGACCCAGGGCGGGAAGATTCCCAACAACTCGGTCATGAACGTGGAGCACACGTGGCCGCAGTCGAAGGGCGCCACGGGCCCCGCGAAGAGCGACCTGCACCACCTGTTCCCCACCGACAGCAAGGCGAACTCGAAGCGCAGCAGCTTCCCGTTCGGCGAGGTGGTGAACGTGAAGTGGAGCCACAACGGCGCCAAGCTCGGCACGGACGCCAAGGGCAACACCGTCTTCGAGCCGCCCGACTCCCACAAGGGCAACGTGGCGCGCGCGATGTTCTACTTCTCGTCGCAGTACAACCGGCCCATCCCGAACGACGAGGAGGCCGCCCTCAAGAAGTGGAACAAGCTCGACGCGGTGGACGCCGCTGAGATTGAGCGCAACCGCAAGGTGGCGACCATCCAGGGCAACACCAACAAGTTCGTCGAGCACTCGAACCTGGCGGACCGCATCAAGGACTTCTAG
- a CDS encoding CoA-transferase subunit beta → MSATVDVTPAETVVSLLARQIDDGAVVATGVASPLAILAIAVARATHAPDLTYLACVGSLDPAIPSLLPSSEDLGYLEGRSAEITIPDLFDHARRGRVDTVFFGAAEVDAQGRTNMTASGSLEQPRTKFPGVAGAATLRQWVHRPVLLVPRQSRRNLVPEVQVATTQDPRRTVRLISDLGVFELGASGARLLARHPWATAEDIAERTGFEFEVDESLAVTPLPDARTVAAIRSLDPRGYRDQLVGR, encoded by the coding sequence ATGAGCGCCACCGTCGACGTCACCCCCGCCGAGACGGTGGTCTCCTTGCTCGCGCGGCAGATTGACGACGGCGCGGTGGTGGCCACGGGCGTCGCCTCGCCGCTGGCCATCCTCGCCATCGCCGTCGCACGCGCCACGCACGCGCCGGACCTGACGTACCTGGCCTGCGTCGGCTCGCTGGACCCGGCCATCCCCTCGCTGCTCCCCTCCTCCGAGGACCTGGGCTACCTGGAGGGGCGCTCGGCGGAGATCACCATCCCCGACCTCTTCGACCACGCGCGGCGTGGCCGGGTGGACACCGTCTTCTTCGGCGCCGCCGAGGTGGATGCCCAGGGCCGCACCAACATGACGGCCAGCGGGAGCCTGGAGCAGCCTCGGACGAAGTTCCCGGGAGTCGCGGGCGCGGCGACGCTGCGCCAGTGGGTCCACCGCCCGGTGCTGCTGGTGCCTCGGCAGTCTCGCCGCAACCTGGTGCCGGAAGTCCAGGTGGCCACGACGCAGGACCCGCGCCGCACGGTGCGCCTCATCTCGGACCTGGGCGTGTTCGAGCTCGGGGCCTCCGGCGCGCGGCTGCTGGCCCGTCATCCCTGGGCCACGGCCGAGGACATCGCCGAGCGCACCGGCTTCGAGTTTGAGGTCGACGAGTCCCTGGCCGTCACCCCGCTCCCGGACGCGCGCACCGTCGCCGCCATCCGCTCGTTGGACCCTCGCGGCTACCGAGACCAACTCGTCGGTCGCTGA
- a CDS encoding alcohol dehydrogenase catalytic domain-containing protein, with product MKAVVLRSFGEAGNLKMEDVPVPTPGKGEVLLRVHACGVCYHDVINRRGNLPRTSVPAILGHEAAGEVVAVGPDTPGWKTGDRAATLQRLSCGTCALCRSGRNSLCKTDNRFFGEELPGGYSQFMVAPVAGLGRVPASLPWEEAATVCCTTGTAVHTLRTRGKVRAGETVLITGASGGVGMSAVQLAKLDGARVIAVTSGEAKVQPLREAGADEVILSRGLDFASEVRKRTKGQGVDLAVEIVGSATFDQTLKSLTPGGRLVVVGNLESGIVQVNPGLVIVKELEIIGAYATNQAELDEALRLTATGGVRQFVTDKVPLAEAARAHFRLENREVAGRLVLVPPQA from the coding sequence ATGAAGGCCGTCGTTCTGCGCAGTTTCGGTGAAGCGGGCAACCTGAAGATGGAAGACGTCCCGGTCCCCACGCCGGGCAAGGGTGAAGTCCTGTTGCGGGTGCACGCGTGTGGCGTCTGCTACCACGACGTCATCAACCGCCGGGGCAACCTGCCGCGCACCAGCGTGCCGGCCATCCTGGGCCACGAGGCCGCGGGCGAGGTCGTCGCGGTGGGCCCGGACACGCCGGGCTGGAAGACGGGCGACCGCGCGGCGACGCTCCAGCGGCTGTCCTGCGGCACGTGCGCGCTGTGCCGCAGCGGGCGCAACAGCCTGTGCAAGACGGACAACCGCTTCTTCGGTGAGGAACTGCCCGGCGGCTACTCGCAGTTCATGGTCGCGCCGGTGGCGGGCCTGGGCCGGGTGCCCGCGTCGCTGCCCTGGGAAGAGGCGGCCACGGTGTGCTGCACCACGGGCACGGCGGTGCACACGCTGCGCACGCGAGGCAAGGTGCGCGCGGGCGAGACGGTGCTCATCACCGGCGCCAGCGGTGGCGTGGGAATGTCCGCGGTGCAGCTCGCGAAGCTGGATGGCGCGCGCGTCATCGCGGTGACGTCCGGCGAGGCCAAGGTGCAGCCGCTGCGCGAGGCGGGCGCGGACGAGGTCATCCTCTCGCGCGGCCTGGACTTCGCGTCGGAGGTGCGCAAGCGCACGAAGGGCCAGGGCGTGGACCTGGCGGTGGAGATTGTCGGCAGCGCCACGTTCGACCAGACGCTGAAGTCGCTGACGCCGGGCGGCCGGCTCGTGGTGGTGGGCAACCTGGAGTCGGGAATCGTCCAGGTGAACCCGGGGCTCGTCATCGTGAAGGAGCTGGAGATCATCGGCGCGTACGCCACGAACCAGGCGGAGCTGGACGAGGCGCTGCGGCTGACGGCCACCGGCGGCGTGCGGCAGTTCGTCACGGACAAGGTTCCGCTGGCGGAGGCGGCGCGGGCGCACTTCCGGCTGGAGAACCGCGAGGTGGCGGGCCGGCTGGTGCTGGTGCCCCCCCAGGCGTGA
- a CDS encoding serine/threonine-protein kinase, with the protein MSRTSASFGTLLGQRYELRQRIGVGAMGLVYEAARVEDGDEVAIKVLQQHLVDDPAILARFRREAHATVGLSDPHLVQVKDFQCNPDEPPFMVMELLRGQTLHLLLKQQGPMPVARAAALAMQTLSALGTAHRAGVIHRDIKPDNLFVTSTEAGETVKVLDFGVARLLNEDDAAAVGAEAGAWVGTPSFMAPEQVRCKPVDARADLYSLGACVFQMVTGRQPIDVADTVALFSAIVERVPPLATELRPDVPEAFSLLLAKALHKNPAERFTSAEEMALALAPWAAPATASAPVDVAPELGPEPTSGPFIDITESLAPEEPVAPPPPPAPLRRSSLRTRLWVVGATVVGLGVGVALWL; encoded by the coding sequence ATGAGCCGCACGTCTGCTTCGTTCGGAACCTTGCTGGGGCAGCGATATGAGCTGCGTCAGCGAATTGGCGTGGGCGCCATGGGTCTCGTGTATGAGGCGGCACGGGTCGAGGACGGCGACGAGGTGGCCATCAAGGTGCTTCAGCAGCACCTGGTCGACGACCCGGCGATTCTCGCGCGCTTCCGGCGAGAGGCCCACGCGACGGTGGGCCTGAGCGACCCTCACCTGGTGCAGGTGAAGGACTTCCAGTGCAACCCGGACGAGCCTCCGTTCATGGTGATGGAGCTGCTCCGGGGCCAGACGCTGCACCTGCTGCTGAAGCAGCAAGGCCCCATGCCCGTCGCCCGCGCGGCGGCGCTCGCGATGCAGACGCTGTCCGCGCTGGGCACGGCCCACCGCGCGGGCGTCATCCACCGCGACATCAAGCCCGACAACCTCTTCGTCACCTCCACCGAGGCTGGCGAGACGGTGAAGGTGCTGGACTTCGGCGTGGCGCGGCTGCTGAACGAGGACGACGCGGCGGCGGTGGGCGCGGAAGCGGGCGCCTGGGTGGGCACGCCGTCGTTCATGGCGCCCGAGCAGGTCCGCTGCAAGCCCGTCGACGCGCGGGCGGACCTGTACTCGCTGGGCGCGTGTGTGTTTCAGATGGTCACCGGGCGTCAGCCCATCGACGTGGCCGACACGGTGGCCCTGTTCTCGGCCATCGTGGAGCGCGTGCCGCCCCTGGCCACCGAGCTTCGCCCGGACGTGCCGGAGGCCTTCTCCCTGCTTCTCGCGAAGGCCCTGCACAAGAACCCCGCGGAGCGCTTCACCAGCGCGGAGGAGATGGCCCTCGCGCTCGCTCCCTGGGCCGCGCCCGCCACGGCCTCGGCCCCGGTGGACGTCGCGCCGGAGCTCGGGCCGGAGCCCACGTCGGGGCCCTTCATCGACATCACGGAGAGCCTCGCCCCCGAGGAGCCGGTGGCCCCTCCCCCTCCCCCCGCCCCGCTCCGCCGCTCCAGCCTGCGAACGCGGCTGTGGGTCGTCGGGGCCACCGTGGTGGGGCTCGGCGTGGGCGTGGCGCTCTGGCTCTGA
- a CDS encoding CoA transferase subunit A: MKTARWCSLEEAVASIPDGASLATGGFMLGRAPMALVMELIAQERRGLRLISLPNPLPAEFLVAGGCLAHLDIAFGALSLEGRVRPMPCIKRAIEQNTLSWREHDGYRVVQRLRAASMGLPFIPAPDADVSGLARAEPPRTVVDPFTGDSVPVEPAYFPDVALIHARAADDRGNLFMEDPTTDLLVAGAARRVIATVEERVSRLPRVTIPGFQVDRIALAPRGALPTGCVGLYPHDDAMLARYLSLAEAGQEAEFLDSLRPRRAA, from the coding sequence GTGAAGACCGCGCGCTGGTGTTCGTTGGAAGAAGCCGTCGCGTCGATTCCCGACGGAGCCTCGTTGGCCACGGGCGGCTTCATGCTCGGCCGAGCGCCCATGGCGCTGGTGATGGAGCTCATCGCGCAGGAGCGCCGGGGACTGCGGCTCATCTCGCTGCCCAACCCGCTGCCCGCGGAGTTCCTCGTCGCGGGGGGCTGCCTGGCCCATCTGGATATCGCCTTCGGCGCGCTGAGCCTGGAAGGCCGCGTGCGCCCCATGCCCTGTATCAAGCGGGCCATCGAGCAGAACACGCTGTCCTGGCGCGAGCATGACGGCTACCGCGTCGTCCAGCGCCTGCGCGCCGCCTCCATGGGCCTGCCCTTCATCCCCGCGCCCGACGCGGACGTGTCGGGGCTGGCGCGCGCGGAGCCTCCGCGCACCGTGGTGGACCCCTTCACGGGCGACAGCGTCCCCGTGGAGCCGGCCTACTTCCCGGACGTCGCATTGATTCACGCGAGGGCGGCGGATGATCGCGGCAACCTCTTCATGGAGGACCCGACCACGGACCTGCTCGTCGCGGGCGCCGCGCGGCGGGTGATTGCCACGGTGGAGGAGCGCGTGTCGCGCCTGCCTCGTGTCACCATCCCCGGCTTCCAGGTGGACCGCATCGCGCTGGCGCCTCGGGGCGCGCTGCCCACGGGCTGCGTCGGGCTGTATCCGCACGATGACGCCATGCTGGCGCGCTACCTGTCGCTCGCCGAGGCGGGCCAGGAAGCGGAGTTCCTCGACTCGCTGCGCCCCCGGAGGGCGGCATGA
- a CDS encoding DUF4833 domain-containing protein: MTWLRNAVVAALMAFSALAAAEASAQTPSAFFLSRSENRNQVHYALRVDEACRPVGTQPVFVYWRMLERGESEVEDLLAVEQPVYGLDGTQQVEATADGWKVRIRLRAFPERPIDITTTSSARGQCTVQSWTKVGAHVAQLEHVFVKTSWPFSVDFVRLDGTNPDGHPVTELVRARD, encoded by the coding sequence ATGACCTGGCTCAGGAATGCTGTCGTCGCCGCGCTGATGGCCTTCTCGGCGCTCGCCGCCGCCGAGGCCTCCGCCCAGACGCCCTCCGCCTTCTTCCTGTCCCGGAGCGAGAACCGCAACCAGGTCCACTACGCCCTCCGCGTCGACGAGGCCTGCCGCCCCGTGGGCACCCAGCCCGTCTTCGTCTATTGGCGGATGCTGGAGCGCGGCGAATCGGAGGTAGAAGACCTGCTGGCCGTCGAGCAGCCCGTGTACGGCCTGGACGGAACGCAGCAGGTGGAGGCCACGGCCGACGGCTGGAAGGTGCGCATCCGGCTCAGGGCCTTCCCCGAGCGTCCCATCGACATCACCACCACCTCCTCCGCGCGCGGCCAATGCACCGTGCAGTCCTGGACCAAGGTGGGCGCCCACGTCGCGCAGCTCGAGCACGTCTTCGTGAAGACCTCCTGGCCCTTCTCGGTCGACTTCGTGCGGCTGGACGGCACGAACCCGGACGGCCACCCCGTCACGGAGCTGGTCCGCGCGCGGGACTGA
- a CDS encoding YncE family protein, translating into MNQRWLGLLLGAVLWSPAVLAHDFRAEKLVNGVKQARVVSYPATLSFTFTATNIHPTLDSILLTAMDPLLTACTLSPAPPLTVPVGGHVTYQCEFTIPTYEACIALGELDTNPSTPNEEVSFTNVFSISWDNGAAQDGVNVLCVQERIRECDDTVYISTASSTGGGLPSAPSHLFTFDPVAGTLSPLGDAGVPYNALAFNHIDGFLYAIAADGVNPPNFIRIDANGSAQVIAPVVSGAANSAVWAAGAVLGDGTYLGYESQSNHLVRINTTTGAVLSDVVVGTTLTFAVADFAVNPLSGLLYGFNGATQRVTVIDPVVGTFVDFLLPTEINGIRSVGNTMVSAIFSSAGQLFFYGTTNANNSLANTFYAVNLVTGAFTVVSNGPTTQFADGATCAFPPPPPAVRPPKVTRDHAFFGSNDAALRECLSKGPVELGGLGKVTSPEVALGVLWANPVISKRGEVRSEVESLKVKIARELLTATCNQRCFGTVAPEVAGLDIGQALGTLAKHNRSGSDKAVPLSKEGWKLDPLPAQARAVEPRY; encoded by the coding sequence ATGAATCAAAGATGGTTAGGGCTCCTGCTGGGCGCCGTGTTGTGGAGCCCGGCAGTTCTCGCTCACGACTTCCGAGCGGAGAAGCTCGTGAATGGCGTGAAGCAGGCCCGGGTCGTCAGCTATCCGGCCACGCTGAGCTTCACATTCACCGCCACGAACATCCATCCGACGCTGGACTCCATCCTCCTCACCGCGATGGACCCGTTGTTGACGGCGTGCACCCTGTCTCCCGCGCCGCCGCTGACGGTTCCCGTGGGGGGCCATGTCACCTATCAATGCGAGTTCACGATTCCGACCTACGAGGCGTGTATCGCATTGGGTGAGCTGGACACCAATCCCTCGACTCCCAATGAAGAGGTGTCCTTCACGAATGTCTTCAGCATCTCCTGGGACAATGGCGCCGCGCAGGATGGGGTCAACGTGCTCTGCGTGCAGGAGCGCATCCGGGAATGTGATGACACCGTCTATATCTCGACGGCGTCGTCCACGGGCGGAGGGCTGCCTTCGGCGCCGTCCCATCTCTTCACCTTCGACCCGGTGGCGGGGACCCTCTCTCCCCTGGGGGACGCGGGGGTGCCCTACAACGCCCTGGCCTTCAACCATATCGATGGGTTCTTGTATGCCATTGCGGCGGACGGGGTGAATCCCCCCAACTTCATCCGTATCGACGCCAATGGTTCGGCGCAGGTCATCGCGCCCGTGGTGAGTGGCGCGGCGAACAGCGCCGTCTGGGCGGCGGGAGCCGTCCTGGGAGATGGCACCTATCTGGGCTACGAGTCCCAGAGCAATCACCTGGTCCGTATCAACACCACCACGGGCGCGGTGTTGTCGGACGTCGTCGTGGGCACCACGCTGACCTTCGCCGTGGCGGACTTCGCGGTGAACCCCCTCAGCGGTTTGCTGTATGGATTCAACGGGGCCACGCAGCGGGTGACGGTCATCGACCCGGTGGTGGGGACGTTCGTGGACTTCCTCCTCCCCACGGAAATCAATGGCATACGCTCCGTGGGCAATACGATGGTCTCCGCCATCTTCTCGTCCGCGGGCCAGTTGTTCTTCTATGGCACCACCAACGCCAACAACAGCCTCGCCAATACCTTCTACGCGGTGAACCTGGTGACGGGGGCGTTCACCGTCGTGTCCAACGGGCCCACCACGCAGTTCGCGGATGGGGCGACGTGTGCCTTCCCGCCGCCTCCTCCAGCGGTGAGGCCTCCCAAGGTGACGCGAGACCATGCCTTCTTCGGCTCCAACGACGCGGCGCTGCGGGAGTGTCTGTCGAAGGGACCCGTCGAGCTGGGCGGTCTGGGGAAGGTGACCTCGCCAGAGGTGGCGCTGGGTGTGCTGTGGGCGAACCCTGTCATCTCGAAGCGCGGGGAGGTCCGCTCGGAGGTCGAATCCCTCAAGGTGAAGATTGCCCGTGAGCTGCTGACGGCCACGTGCAACCAGCGCTGCTTCGGCACGGTGGCTCCCGAGGTGGCGGGGCTGGACATCGGACAGGCGCTCGGGACGCTGGCGAAGCACAATCGCTCCGGTTCGGACAAGGCCGTGCCGCTGAGCAAGGAAGGCTGGAAGTTGGATCCGCTGCCAGCGCAGGCACGGGCCGTGGAGCCGCGGTACTGA
- a CDS encoding NADP-dependent oxidoreductase, which produces MKAIVLTGYGDVDCLELRDMPEPHPAAGEIKVRVAAASINPIDWKLRRGDMKNFVPLKFPAILGRDVSGEVVEVGPGVTAFQVGDRVMGLVNGGYAEQVVSPVEAWARIPSSLDLTDAAALPLVTLTGAQLAEEAVNPSPGDIVLVTGALGGVGRSAVHAAKLRGAKVWAGVRGKQKADAARLGAAGVVALDDPADLDRLPTLDAIADTLGGGVVARLLSRVKPGGTIGSVVGEPPGAKEKGLKVHAMVAHPDGQRLARLGEDVAKGALVIPIGKRLPLAEAREAQKLAERGGVGKVLLLP; this is translated from the coding sequence ATGAAGGCCATCGTGCTGACGGGGTATGGGGACGTCGATTGCCTGGAGCTCCGGGACATGCCCGAGCCCCATCCCGCCGCGGGAGAAATCAAGGTCCGCGTCGCGGCGGCGAGCATCAACCCCATCGACTGGAAGCTCCGTCGCGGCGACATGAAGAACTTCGTGCCGCTGAAGTTCCCCGCGATTCTCGGGCGGGACGTCTCCGGCGAAGTCGTGGAAGTGGGCCCCGGCGTCACCGCCTTCCAGGTGGGCGACCGGGTCATGGGGCTCGTCAATGGCGGCTACGCGGAGCAGGTCGTCTCTCCCGTCGAGGCCTGGGCGCGCATCCCCTCCTCGCTCGACCTGACGGACGCGGCCGCGCTCCCTCTCGTCACGCTGACGGGGGCCCAGCTCGCCGAGGAGGCCGTGAATCCCTCTCCAGGCGACATCGTGCTCGTCACGGGCGCGCTGGGAGGCGTCGGCCGCTCGGCCGTCCATGCAGCGAAGCTCCGAGGCGCCAAGGTCTGGGCGGGTGTCCGGGGCAAGCAGAAGGCGGACGCGGCCCGGCTCGGCGCGGCGGGCGTCGTGGCGCTGGATGACCCGGCGGACCTCGACAGGCTGCCCACGCTGGACGCCATCGCGGACACGCTGGGTGGAGGCGTGGTGGCTCGGCTGCTCTCTCGGGTCAAACCCGGCGGCACCATCGGCAGCGTCGTGGGCGAGCCTCCGGGCGCCAAGGAGAAGGGCCTGAAGGTCCACGCCATGGTGGCCCATCCCGACGGCCAGCGACTCGCGCGACTGGGCGAGGATGTGGCGAAGGGAGCGTTGGTCATCCCCATCGGCAAGCGATTGCCCCTGGCCGAGGCGCGAGAGGCGCAGAAGCTGGCCGAGCGCGGCGGCGTGGGGAAGGTCCTCCTGCTGCCGTGA
- a CDS encoding hydroxymethylglutaryl-CoA synthase family protein has product MKKRVGIEALAVAVPSRYVDIEDLARARGVDPAKFTSGLGAREMAVTDPGEDTVALAATAAARLIQQQGVDTSRIGMLVVGTETGIDHSKPVASHVQGLLKLPRTMRTFDTQHACYGGTAGLMAATEWIASGAGAGKVAIVICSDIARYGLNTAGEPTQGGGAVALLVSEQPDLLALDVGLNGTCTMDVYDFWRPVGRREALVDGHYSINCYLEALSGAYRGWREKALEHGLVRWSGTMPGEQLARIAYHVPFCKMARKAHTQLRLCDLEDAVGPGPGTPEAREEVAKSSASYDTQVATSLGLNSRIGNVYTASLYLALAGLLQREGAQLASQRIGLLSYGSGCMAEFFSGVVSEKAAERMARADLEGVLARRERVSIEEYERLMKLPSDSPEAKAPAPGAFRLAEIRDHKRIYVEGGAA; this is encoded by the coding sequence ATGAAGAAGCGGGTTGGAATCGAGGCGCTGGCGGTCGCGGTGCCGTCGCGGTACGTGGACATCGAGGACCTGGCGAGGGCGCGGGGCGTGGACCCGGCGAAGTTCACCTCGGGCCTGGGCGCTCGGGAGATGGCCGTCACGGACCCGGGTGAGGACACGGTGGCGCTGGCCGCGACGGCGGCCGCCCGGCTCATCCAGCAGCAGGGCGTGGACACGTCGCGAATCGGCATGCTGGTGGTGGGCACCGAGACGGGCATCGACCACTCGAAGCCCGTGGCCTCGCATGTCCAGGGCCTGCTGAAGCTGCCGCGCACCATGCGCACCTTCGACACGCAGCACGCGTGCTACGGCGGCACCGCGGGGCTGATGGCCGCGACGGAGTGGATTGCCTCGGGCGCGGGCGCGGGCAAGGTGGCCATCGTCATCTGCTCGGACATCGCGCGCTACGGCCTCAACACGGCGGGCGAGCCCACGCAGGGCGGCGGCGCGGTGGCGCTGCTCGTCTCCGAGCAGCCGGACCTGCTCGCGCTGGACGTGGGCCTCAACGGCACGTGCACCATGGATGTCTACGACTTCTGGCGGCCCGTCGGCCGGCGGGAGGCCCTGGTGGACGGGCACTACTCCATCAACTGTTACCTGGAGGCGCTGTCGGGGGCCTACCGCGGCTGGCGCGAGAAGGCCCTGGAGCACGGGCTGGTGCGCTGGTCCGGCACGATGCCCGGCGAGCAGCTCGCGCGCATCGCCTACCACGTCCCCTTCTGCAAGATGGCGCGCAAGGCGCACACGCAGCTTCGGCTCTGCGACCTCGAGGACGCGGTGGGCCCGGGCCCCGGCACGCCCGAGGCGCGCGAGGAAGTGGCGAAGTCCTCGGCCAGCTATGACACGCAGGTGGCCACGTCGCTGGGCCTGAACTCGCGCATCGGCAACGTGTACACCGCGTCGCTCTACCTGGCCCTGGCGGGACTGCTCCAGCGCGAAGGGGCGCAGCTCGCCTCGCAGCGCATCGGCCTGCTGTCCTACGGCAGCGGCTGCATGGCGGAGTTCTTCTCCGGCGTCGTCAGCGAGAAGGCCGCGGAGCGCATGGCCCGCGCGGACCTGGAGGGCGTGCTGGCCCGGCGCGAGCGCGTGTCCATCGAGGAGTACGAGCGGCTGATGAAGCTGCCCTCGGACTCGCCCGAGGCCAAGGCTCCGGCCCCGGGTGCCTTCCGCCTCGCGGAGATTCGCGACCACAAGCGCATCTACGTCGAGGGCGGCGCGGCCTGA